In the genome of Treponema pedis, one region contains:
- a CDS encoding Do family serine endopeptidase, which translates to MFQLKKKIPTATAILSILLLSVMFLSARCSSNPDNAATVFADSGANRQLSAGTVSALESLQRANRELTAMVLPSVVTIDVIEMRKTKNTIDGFPWFFFGQPQGERQNDSGQNEYKAEGLGSGVIVRKTGKTYYAITNQHVIGNATEISVILHNGDKINGKLVGADKRKDAALVSFEYEKELPVAKLGDSNTVQVGDLSYAIGAPLGYVSTVTSGIISAVGRSGGPNQSNINDFIQTDAAINQGNSGGPLVNIYGEVIGINTWIVSSSGGSQGLAFSIPINNLKKAIDDFISSGAVKYGWLGVQLSEINEDFKKQLGLKNFDGAFTAQVFLGSPADKGGIMPGDFIKEINSKKVKTTEELIRIIGDLQAGETAEFKLIRSGKEISLKIKIEERDEKTVADSSKLWPGFMPLPIDEKAVKRLELSKNQSGVIVSSIYQKSPAAVLSLQPGDIITKVNGKEIKTIEEFYTELGKNRGDIWFDFIREKHNLSTAKIKK; encoded by the coding sequence AGTATTTTACTTTTATCGGTTATGTTTCTTTCAGCCAGATGTTCAAGCAACCCCGATAATGCCGCCACCGTATTCGCGGATTCAGGGGCAAACAGGCAATTAAGCGCGGGAACCGTTTCCGCCTTAGAATCTTTACAAAGAGCGAACAGGGAGCTTACGGCAATGGTACTTCCTTCCGTAGTAACAATAGATGTAATTGAAATGAGAAAAACAAAAAACACCATAGACGGTTTCCCGTGGTTTTTTTTCGGGCAGCCTCAGGGTGAAAGGCAAAATGACAGCGGTCAAAACGAGTATAAGGCTGAAGGTTTAGGCTCCGGAGTTATTGTAAGAAAAACAGGTAAAACCTACTATGCAATCACAAACCAGCATGTTATAGGAAATGCAACCGAAATTTCGGTAATACTCCATAACGGCGATAAGATAAACGGAAAATTAGTCGGTGCGGATAAAAGAAAAGATGCCGCTCTCGTTTCATTCGAATACGAAAAAGAACTGCCGGTCGCAAAACTCGGAGATTCAAATACCGTTCAGGTAGGAGACCTCAGCTATGCCATAGGAGCTCCTCTGGGCTATGTTTCCACCGTAACAAGCGGAATCATAAGCGCAGTAGGAAGGTCAGGCGGCCCTAACCAAAGCAATATTAACGATTTTATTCAAACGGATGCGGCAATCAATCAAGGAAACTCAGGCGGTCCCTTAGTTAATATTTACGGAGAAGTTATAGGCATAAACACTTGGATTGTTTCTTCAAGCGGAGGCTCTCAGGGACTTGCATTTTCTATCCCTATTAACAATTTAAAAAAAGCTATCGATGATTTTATTTCTTCAGGCGCCGTAAAATACGGCTGGCTAGGCGTACAGCTTTCCGAAATAAACGAAGACTTTAAAAAACAGCTCGGATTAAAGAATTTTGACGGAGCATTTACGGCTCAAGTATTTTTAGGCTCTCCCGCCGACAAAGGCGGAATTATGCCGGGGGATTTTATAAAAGAAATAAACTCCAAAAAAGTAAAAACTACGGAAGAGCTTATAAGAATTATAGGCGATTTACAAGCAGGTGAAACCGCCGAATTTAAACTTATACGCTCCGGGAAAGAAATTTCTTTAAAAATAAAAATAGAAGAAAGAGATGAAAAAACGGTAGCCGATTCGTCAAAATTATGGCCCGGGTTCATGCCCCTGCCGATTGACGAAAAAGCGGTAAAACGCTTGGAATTAAGCAAAAATCAAAGCGGAGTAATAGTTTCATCTATATATCAAAAAAGCCCTGCCGCGGTTCTTTCATTACAGCCGGGAGACATCATAACTAAGGTAAACGGAAAGGAAATTAAAACAATTGAAGAGTTTTATACGGAGCTCGGTAAAAACCGGGGTGATATTTGGTTTGACTTTATTAGAGAAAAACACAACCTTTCAACGGCTAAAATTAAAAAATAA
- a CDS encoding Maf family protein, with product MKLFLASNSPRRKEILKSLNLEFSVSVSDFDESSIIEENPIKRCVLIAKGKAETVYLKLKNNGTDAFIIAADTLIYKNNGSCGKTVFGKPKSLIEAESMLTSYSGKFHNVITAVYCIDSLCGKEYKKVNISKVFFKKLEPEEITSYLKTNEWRDAAGGYKIQGAASLFIKKIEGSYSGIMGLPICDLYEIFKKAGISVL from the coding sequence ATGAAATTATTTCTCGCCTCAAATTCCCCAAGAAGAAAAGAAATTTTAAAATCGCTTAATTTGGAGTTTTCGGTATCTGTTTCGGATTTTGACGAATCAAGTATAATCGAAGAAAATCCTATAAAGCGATGTGTTTTGATTGCCAAAGGGAAGGCCGAAACCGTATATTTAAAACTTAAAAATAACGGTACGGACGCTTTTATTATTGCTGCAGATACCCTTATTTATAAAAATAACGGCAGCTGCGGTAAAACGGTTTTCGGAAAACCTAAAAGTCTTATTGAAGCGGAGTCTATGCTTACCTCATACTCAGGAAAATTTCATAACGTAATTACCGCCGTTTATTGTATCGATTCTCTTTGCGGTAAAGAATATAAAAAGGTAAACATAAGCAAGGTATTTTTTAAAAAACTTGAACCTGAAGAAATTACATCTTATTTAAAAACAAATGAATGGCGGGACGCAGCCGGAGGTTATAAAATTCAAGGAGCGGCTTCTTTGTTTATTAAAAAGATAGAGGGTTCTTACAGCGGAATAATGGGGCTTCCCATTTGCGATTTATATGAAATTTTTAAAAAAGCCGGTATTTCCGTTTTATAA
- a CDS encoding HEAT repeat domain-containing protein yields the protein MRRKSLFFVLMILLLSSVFTFAEENSDSENSDSMMTVEEAYLNSMEGVILREMISSEGRDSKLVALQVIEEAVEGGKMSPELQKALDSLATVGLTTLVRENGRIANNYPDVRMRACRLLGKVKNEQAKDTLMKVMYTDNEPAVIMEAVKSLGELGFNNNDEVVEMVNFINRKFDIVNPTSSLALEVLNTYEKLAPSVKNKQGMIDNIMRIANNYNYITPVRNKAVEVLRSIIANGNSSKK from the coding sequence ATGCGACGAAAGTCTTTATTTTTTGTACTGATGATATTGTTATTGAGTTCCGTTTTTACTTTTGCGGAAGAAAATTCGGATTCTGAAAATTCCGATTCGATGATGACCGTTGAGGAAGCATACCTCAATTCTATGGAAGGCGTAATTTTAAGAGAAATGATTTCTTCCGAAGGAAGAGACTCCAAATTGGTAGCGCTTCAGGTTATTGAAGAAGCCGTTGAAGGCGGAAAAATGTCTCCGGAGCTTCAAAAAGCCCTCGATTCTCTTGCCACGGTAGGGTTAACGACTCTTGTCAGAGAAAACGGCCGTATTGCCAATAACTATCCCGATGTAAGAATGAGAGCCTGCCGCCTTTTGGGTAAGGTTAAAAACGAACAGGCAAAAGACACTTTAATGAAAGTTATGTATACCGATAATGAACCTGCGGTTATTATGGAAGCCGTTAAATCGCTGGGAGAATTAGGATTTAACAATAACGATGAAGTTGTTGAAATGGTTAACTTTATCAATAGGAAATTCGATATTGTAAATCCCACAAGCTCTTTAGCTCTTGAAGTTCTTAATACTTATGAAAAACTTGCTCCGTCCGTAAAAAATAAGCAGGGAATGATTGATAATATTATGAGAATTGCAAATAATTATAATTACATTACTCCGGTGCGTAATAAAGCGGTGGAAGTTTTACGTTCAATAATTGCGAACGGAAATTCAAGCAAAAAATAA